One Hippoglossus stenolepis isolate QCI-W04-F060 chromosome 9, HSTE1.2, whole genome shotgun sequence genomic region harbors:
- the slc2a11b gene encoding solute carrier family 2, facilitated glucose transporter member 11b isoform X2: protein MNFTEETAPKKELPNKSLLLAACAACIGGTFQYGYNISIINAPTVYVQNFINQTWRERYQDDISPDGLTLLWSVIVSIFTLGGFLGATIGGTLSVKLGRKGTLLVNNIFALAAALLMGLSYPTGLFELLIIGRLLTGINAGIGICVQPLYLGEIAPTAFRGTMGMGTSIFITGGILTGQIIGLKELLGREEYWPILLSTTCIPAIMQLLILPWFPESPRYLLIDKGDTEGCKKALKQLHGGARCDGELEDIEKEKSNLAGFQAKKPWELFADRSVRWQLLTVMLLNAVQQLNGINAIYFYADYVFKQSGIPADKIPYVTVGTGACECITALTCGLLVESLGRKLLITGGYTLMSICCILFTLTLTFQNASPIFPYLSMACVFAFILSFGLGPGGVTNILTTELFTQTSRPAAYMIAGSVNWLSFFFIGMVFPFIVIGLQQYCFLVFLVVCTLVAIYIVLVVPETKNKTFLEIQREFQSSNHRKASRADGAGTTLLSTSI from the exons ATGAATTTCACGGAGGAAACTGCGCCAAAGAAAGAG cTTCCAAACAAATccctgctgctggctgcttgTGCTGCTTGCATAGGAGGAACCTTTCAGTATGGATATAATATATCCATCATCAATGCACCCACAGTG TATGTGCAAAATTTCATCAACCAAACCTGGAGGGAGCGTTACCAAGACGACATATCACCCGATGGTCTCACCCTGCTCTGGTCCGTCATCGTGTCTATATTCACGTTAGGAGGATTCCTAGGGGCAACAATTGGTGGGACACTGTCTGTGAAGCTGGGGAG GAAAGGGACACTGTTGGTCAATAACATATTTGCCTTagcagctgctctgctgatgGGTCTGAGTTACCCCACAGGATTATTTGAATTACTCATAATCGGACGTCTTCTCACTGGAATAAATGCGG GCATTGGCATTTGTGTTCAACCTCTATATTTGGGGGAAATTGCTCCAACTGCATTTCGTGGAACCATGGGAATGGGAACCTCCATTTTCATCACTGGTGGGATCTTGACTGGACAAATCATTGGCCTCAA AGAGCTCCTGGGCAGAGAGGAGTACTGGCCCATCCTACTCAGCACCACATGTATCCCAGCCATCATGCAGCTCCTGATCCTGCCCTGGTTCCCAGAGAGCCCACGCTACTTGCTCATCGACAAAGGAGACACAGAAGGGTGCAAAAAAG CCCTCAAGCAACTGCACGGGGGTGCGCGCTGTGATGGCGAGCTGGAGGATATCGAGAAGGAGAAGAGTAATTTAGCAGGTTTCCAGGCCAAGAAGCCCTGGGAGCTCTTTGCCGATCGCAGCGTGCGCTGGCAGCTTCTCACCGTCATGCTGCTCAATGCTGTGCAACAGCTGAACGGCATCAATGCT ATTTACTTCTATGCAGACTACGTGTTCAAACAATCTGGTATTCCCGCTGATAAGATACCATATGTGACCGTCGGTACGGGTGCCTGTGAATGCATCACTGCTTTAACTTGT GGTTTGCTCGTTGAAAGCCTGGGAAGGAAATTGCTCATTACAGGAGGATACACACTGATGAGTATCTGCTGCATTTTATTCACACTGACGCTCACTTTTCAG AATGCCAGCCCAATCTTTCCGTACTTGAGCATGGCGTGTGTTTTTGCTTTCATCCTGAGTTTTGGCTTAGGACCAG GTGGCGTAACTAACATCTTGACCACTGAACTATTCACACAAACCTCGCGCCCCGCAGCGTACATGATCGCAGGGTCCGTGAACTGgctcagcttcttcttcatcgGCATGGTCTTTCCTTTTATCGTG ATCGGGCTGCAGCAGTACTGTTTCCTGGTGTTCTTGGTAGTCTGCACCTTGGTGGCAATATACATTGTCCTGGTCGTCCCTGAAACCAAGAACAAAACCTTCCTTGAGATCCAGAGGGAGTTCCAGTCCTCCAACCACAGAAAGGCCAGCAGAGCTGATGGTGCTGGAACGACACTGTTATCAACTTCTATATGA
- the slc2a11b gene encoding solute carrier family 2, facilitated glucose transporter member 11b isoform X1: protein MPKEYLDEYQPLLIKGSKDKKQPKLPNKSLLLAACAACIGGTFQYGYNISIINAPTVYVQNFINQTWRERYQDDISPDGLTLLWSVIVSIFTLGGFLGATIGGTLSVKLGRKGTLLVNNIFALAAALLMGLSYPTGLFELLIIGRLLTGINAGIGICVQPLYLGEIAPTAFRGTMGMGTSIFITGGILTGQIIGLKELLGREEYWPILLSTTCIPAIMQLLILPWFPESPRYLLIDKGDTEGCKKALKQLHGGARCDGELEDIEKEKSNLAGFQAKKPWELFADRSVRWQLLTVMLLNAVQQLNGINAIYFYADYVFKQSGIPADKIPYVTVGTGACECITALTCGLLVESLGRKLLITGGYTLMSICCILFTLTLTFQNASPIFPYLSMACVFAFILSFGLGPGGVTNILTTELFTQTSRPAAYMIAGSVNWLSFFFIGMVFPFIVIGLQQYCFLVFLVVCTLVAIYIVLVVPETKNKTFLEIQREFQSSNHRKASRADGAGTTLLSTSI from the exons atgccAAAGGAATACCTGGATGAATACCAACCACTGCTTATTAAAGGAAGCAAAGATAAAAAGCAACCAAAG cTTCCAAACAAATccctgctgctggctgcttgTGCTGCTTGCATAGGAGGAACCTTTCAGTATGGATATAATATATCCATCATCAATGCACCCACAGTG TATGTGCAAAATTTCATCAACCAAACCTGGAGGGAGCGTTACCAAGACGACATATCACCCGATGGTCTCACCCTGCTCTGGTCCGTCATCGTGTCTATATTCACGTTAGGAGGATTCCTAGGGGCAACAATTGGTGGGACACTGTCTGTGAAGCTGGGGAG GAAAGGGACACTGTTGGTCAATAACATATTTGCCTTagcagctgctctgctgatgGGTCTGAGTTACCCCACAGGATTATTTGAATTACTCATAATCGGACGTCTTCTCACTGGAATAAATGCGG GCATTGGCATTTGTGTTCAACCTCTATATTTGGGGGAAATTGCTCCAACTGCATTTCGTGGAACCATGGGAATGGGAACCTCCATTTTCATCACTGGTGGGATCTTGACTGGACAAATCATTGGCCTCAA AGAGCTCCTGGGCAGAGAGGAGTACTGGCCCATCCTACTCAGCACCACATGTATCCCAGCCATCATGCAGCTCCTGATCCTGCCCTGGTTCCCAGAGAGCCCACGCTACTTGCTCATCGACAAAGGAGACACAGAAGGGTGCAAAAAAG CCCTCAAGCAACTGCACGGGGGTGCGCGCTGTGATGGCGAGCTGGAGGATATCGAGAAGGAGAAGAGTAATTTAGCAGGTTTCCAGGCCAAGAAGCCCTGGGAGCTCTTTGCCGATCGCAGCGTGCGCTGGCAGCTTCTCACCGTCATGCTGCTCAATGCTGTGCAACAGCTGAACGGCATCAATGCT ATTTACTTCTATGCAGACTACGTGTTCAAACAATCTGGTATTCCCGCTGATAAGATACCATATGTGACCGTCGGTACGGGTGCCTGTGAATGCATCACTGCTTTAACTTGT GGTTTGCTCGTTGAAAGCCTGGGAAGGAAATTGCTCATTACAGGAGGATACACACTGATGAGTATCTGCTGCATTTTATTCACACTGACGCTCACTTTTCAG AATGCCAGCCCAATCTTTCCGTACTTGAGCATGGCGTGTGTTTTTGCTTTCATCCTGAGTTTTGGCTTAGGACCAG GTGGCGTAACTAACATCTTGACCACTGAACTATTCACACAAACCTCGCGCCCCGCAGCGTACATGATCGCAGGGTCCGTGAACTGgctcagcttcttcttcatcgGCATGGTCTTTCCTTTTATCGTG ATCGGGCTGCAGCAGTACTGTTTCCTGGTGTTCTTGGTAGTCTGCACCTTGGTGGCAATATACATTGTCCTGGTCGTCCCTGAAACCAAGAACAAAACCTTCCTTGAGATCCAGAGGGAGTTCCAGTCCTCCAACCACAGAAAGGCCAGCAGAGCTGATGGTGCTGGAACGACACTGTTATCAACTTCTATATGA
- the si:dkey-98f17.5 gene encoding uncharacterized protein si:dkey-98f17.5, translating to MPSRKNRCVANPLESAITTPSERILKECHSLYVDSDHGLVKIASSLGVRLLPPRKKIIVMIMGNHSAGKSSFINWYVEEHIQKTGVAIETQGFTFITSGRKRESLTGNATLHLYPHFRPLLEFKGVMDYLSAEISTSKQKKFSLLTFVDTPGLVDGDMVYPFNVNNAITWLGEQADLIFVFFDPMGQALCKRTLNIVEKLSEKCGDKVLFYLSKADEAGKETDRQRVMMQIVQELCRCPGLNKCGFDMPTIYIPNPQRPSRCVNQIDGVCLTIEKTINQAVQKTLDQLEKDCDLICSTISSRLAQDRADVTHSKRVRLRSFLCGALGVFLPFLFILSFIVSTFPTEQLGELLGEGPARTLTVFTGVVIYLWDWLPEDGQVLFVIIFGAFCYLLLFLAKYFAGQRNKTLTKKEKRVMTEYNDYIQDIVKTKKGKLYEWYLQQCAEEYDL from the exons ATGCCGTCCAGAAAGAACCGGTGCGTGGCCAACCCGCTGGAGTCCGCGATCACCACACCCAGTGAGAGGATCCTGAAGGAATGCCACAGTCTGTATGTGGACAGCGACCACG gccTGGTGAAGATAGCCAGCAGCCTCGGAGTGCGCCTCCTGCCTCCCAGAAAGAAGATCATTGTGATGATAATGGGAAACCACTCAGCAGGGAAGAGCTCCTTCATTAATTG GTATGTTGAAGAGCACATCCAGAAAACAGGCGTTGCCATTGAAACGCAGGGCTTCACCTTCATCACAAGCGGTCGCAAAAGAGAATCGCTGACG GGAAATGCAACGCTACATCTCTACCCGCACTTTCGACCGCTTCTTGAGTTCAAAG GTGTCATGGACTACCTGTCGGCTGAGATCTCCACCTCCAAGCAGAAGAAGTTCAGCCTCTTGACGTTTGTGGACACTCCGGGTCTGGTGGATGGAGACATGGTCTACCCTTTCAACGTCAACAACGCCATCACCTGGTTGG GAGAACAGGCAGACttgatatttgtgttcttcgACCCGATGGGCCAGGCGCTGTGCAAGCGCACGCTCAACATCGTGGAGAAGCTAAGTGAGAAATGTGGAGACAAGGTGTTGTTCTACCTGAGTAAGGCAGATGAAGCTGGGAAGGAAACAGATAGACAG AGGGTGATGATGCAGATTGTCCAGGAGCTGTGTCGCTGTCCAGGTCTCAACAAATGTGGTTTTGATATGCCAACCATTTATATCCCCAACCCACAGAGG CCGAGCAGGTGTGTGAACCAGATCGACGGGGTTTGTCTGACCATCGAGAAAACCATCAACCAGGCCGTTCAGAAGACTCTGGACCAGCTGGAGAAAGACTGTGACCTTATTTGTTCCACCATCAGCAGCAGACTAGCCCAGGACAG GGCTGATGTGACTCACAGCAAACGTGTGCGTCTTCGCTCCTTCCTGTGTGGGGCTCTGGGcgttttccttcctttcctgTTCATCCTCAGTTTCATTGTGAGCACCTTCCCCACAGAGCAGCTGGGGGAGCTGTTGGGTGAAGGCCCAGCTCGGACCCTCACTGTCTTCACA GGAGTTGTGATATATTTATGGGACTGGTTACCAGAGGACGGACAAGTCTTGTTTGTCATcatttttggggctttttgtTACCTCCTGCTTTTCCTAGCAAAGTATTTTGCAGG CCAACGGAATAAGACTCTGacgaagaaggagaagagggtgATGACTGAGTACAACGATTATATCCAGGATATTGTCAAAACCAAGAAG GGTAAATTGTATGAATGGTACCTCCAGCAGTGTGCAGAAGAatatgacctctga
- the LOC118115113 gene encoding apoptosis-inducing factor 3 isoform X2 gives MGGCFSKPKPVEVKVELSLLEKEKEVDGLSPNGKASPFADCRPNGALGHGSDDDSTPLPPYHKPRDYVEASVCHVKDLENGQMREVDLGSGRALLIKEHGEFSAMGHKCPHYGAPLVKGVLSKGHVRCPWHGACFNIATGDLEDFPGLDSLPTFQVRVEKDKVIIRANKQALQSQRRSKPMSRCSAVINSSTGFSHVLIIGSGPAGLVCAETLRQEGFTDRIVMCTMDRHPPYDRTKLSKSLDSTAEQLRLRSMDFLQEHDIELLTEKEAVAIDVKTRSVTFEDGLRMEYRKLFIATGSKPIPMSFRGKDVRNVFHLRTPDDANSIARLANNKNAVIVGTSFVGMEVAAALTDKAHSVSVIGIESVPFKKALGEKVGKAIMKLFEANRVKFYMLNEVSEMIGHHGQLKEVVLNSGKVLRADVCVIGAGSVPATGFVKQSGLHVDSKGFITVNKMMQTNVDGVFAGGDVVMFPFPPRNNKKVNIPHWQMAHVHGRVAALCMMGRAAEMKTVPYFWSAMFGKTIRYAGYGEGFDDVIIQGDLDELRFVAFYTRSEEVVAVASMNYDPIVSRVAEVLASGKTIKKRDVETGDISWLIDKGSQ, from the exons ATGGGAGGATGCTTCTCCAAACCCAAACCAG TTGAAGTTAAAGTGGAACTCTCTCtcctggaaaaagaaaaagaggtggaCGGGCTGTCCCCCAACGGGAAAGCGAGTCCCTTCGCTGACTGCAGACCCAACGGGGCCCTGGGACACGGCTCTGATGACGACTCCACCCCGCTCCCCCCCTACCACAAGCCACGGGACTACGTGGAGGCCTCAGTGTGTCACGTGAAGGATCTGGAGAATGGACA GATGCGAGAGGTCGACCTGGGAAGTGGCCGAGCTTTGTTGATCAAAGAACATGGGGAGTTCTCCGCCATGGGACACAAGTGTCCACACTACGGAGCGCCCCTCGTCAAAG GTGTGCTGTCGAAAGGACACGTGCGCTGTCCCTGGCACGGTGCGTGTTTCAACATTGCAACAGGGGACCTCGAGGACTTCCCTGGACTGGACAGCCTGCCCACCTTCCAG GTCAGAGTTGAAAAGGACAAGGTGATCATTCGTGCAAACAAGCAG GCTCTTCAGTCACAGAGGAGGTCAAAGCCCATGTCTCGATGTTCAGCAGTCATTAACTCCAGCACCGGCTTCAGCCACGTTCTCATCATTGGCTCAg GTCCGGCAGGTCTGGTGTGTGCAGAGACACTGAGGCAGGAGGGCTTCACCGATCGTATCGTCATGTGCACCATGGACAGGCATCCTCCGTATGACAGGACTAAACTGAGTAAG TCTCTCGACagcacagcagagcagctgagaTTGCGCTCCATGGACTTTCTGCAGGAGCACGACATTGAACTGCTCACAGAGAAGGAG GCTGTAGCGATAGACGTGAAAACACGATCTGTGACATTTGAAGACGGCCTGAGGATGGAGTACAGGAAACTCTTTATTGCTACAGGCAGCAA ACCCATACCAATGAGCTTCAGAGGCAAAGACGTCAGGAACGTGTTTCACCTCAGGACGCCTGACGATGCTAACAGCATAGCGAGGCTGGCCAACAACAAGAACGCCGTGATTGTTGGAACGTCGTTTGTCG GTATGGAGGTGGCTGCAGCTCTAACTGACAAGGCCCACTCCGTCTCTGTCATAGGGATCGAGTCCGTCCCCTTTAAAAAAGCTCTCGGGGAGAAAGTAGGGAAAGCCATAATGAAG ctgttcGAGGCAAACAGGGTGAAGTTCTACATGTTGAACGAGGTGTCAGAGATGATTGGCCATCATGGACAG ctgaaagaGGTGGTGCTGAACAGTGGAAAAGTCCTGCGGGCTGACGTGTGCGTCATTGGAGCAG GAAGTGTTCCTGCAACGGGCTTCGTGAAACAGAGCGGCCTCCACGTCGACTCCAAGGGCTTCATCACTGTCAACAAG ATGATGCAGACGAATGTTGATGGCGTCTTTGCCGGAGGAGATGTGGTGATGTTTCCTTTCCCGCCACGTAACAACAAGAAGGTGAACATCCCTCACTGGCAGATGGCTCACGTACATG GAAGAGTGGCAGCTCTCTGTATGATGGGCCGAGCCGCTGAGATGAAAACGGTGCCTTACTTCTGGTCCGCCATGTTTGGGAAGACCATACGCTATGCAG GTTATGGAGAAGgatttgatgatgtcattattcAAGGAGATCTGGATGAACTGAGATTTGTAGCTTTCTATACCag GAGTGAGGAGGTGGTGGCTGTTGCCAGCATGAACTATGATCCCATTGTGTCCCGCGTGGCAGAGGTCTTAGCGTCCGGAAAGACGATTAAGAAACGAGATGTGGA GACTGGAGACATTTCCTGGTTGATTGACAAAGGCTCTCAATGA
- the LOC118115113 gene encoding apoptosis-inducing factor 3 isoform X1, which yields MGGCFSKPKPVEVKVELSLLEKEKEVDGLSPNGKASPFADCRPNGALGHGSDDDSTPLPPYHKPRDYVEASVCHVKDLENGQMREVDLGSGRALLIKEHGEFSAMGHKCPHYGAPLVKGVLSKGHVRCPWHGACFNIATGDLEDFPGLDSLPTFQVRVEKDKVIIRANKQALQSQRRSKPMSRCSAVINSSTGFSHVLIIGSGPAGLVCAETLRQEGFTDRIVMCTMDRHPPYDRTKLSKSLDSTAEQLRLRSMDFLQEHDIELLTEKEAVAIDVKTRSVTFEDGLRMEYRKLFIATGSKPIPMSFRGKDVRNVFHLRTPDDANSIARLANNKNAVIVGTSFVGMEVAAALTDKAHSVSVIGIESVPFKKALGEKVGKAIMKLFEANRVKFYMLNEVSEMIGHHGQLKEVVLNSGKVLRADVCVIGAGSVPATGFVKQSGLHVDSKGFITVNKMMQTNVDGVFAGGDVVMFPFPPRNNKKVNIPHWQMAHVHGRVAALCMMGRAAEMKTVPYFWSAMFGKTIRYAGYGEGFDDVIIQGDLDELRFVAFYTRSEEVVAVASMNYDPIVSRVAEVLASGKTIKKRDVEMLARLGKTGDISWLIDKGSQ from the exons ATGGGAGGATGCTTCTCCAAACCCAAACCAG TTGAAGTTAAAGTGGAACTCTCTCtcctggaaaaagaaaaagaggtggaCGGGCTGTCCCCCAACGGGAAAGCGAGTCCCTTCGCTGACTGCAGACCCAACGGGGCCCTGGGACACGGCTCTGATGACGACTCCACCCCGCTCCCCCCCTACCACAAGCCACGGGACTACGTGGAGGCCTCAGTGTGTCACGTGAAGGATCTGGAGAATGGACA GATGCGAGAGGTCGACCTGGGAAGTGGCCGAGCTTTGTTGATCAAAGAACATGGGGAGTTCTCCGCCATGGGACACAAGTGTCCACACTACGGAGCGCCCCTCGTCAAAG GTGTGCTGTCGAAAGGACACGTGCGCTGTCCCTGGCACGGTGCGTGTTTCAACATTGCAACAGGGGACCTCGAGGACTTCCCTGGACTGGACAGCCTGCCCACCTTCCAG GTCAGAGTTGAAAAGGACAAGGTGATCATTCGTGCAAACAAGCAG GCTCTTCAGTCACAGAGGAGGTCAAAGCCCATGTCTCGATGTTCAGCAGTCATTAACTCCAGCACCGGCTTCAGCCACGTTCTCATCATTGGCTCAg GTCCGGCAGGTCTGGTGTGTGCAGAGACACTGAGGCAGGAGGGCTTCACCGATCGTATCGTCATGTGCACCATGGACAGGCATCCTCCGTATGACAGGACTAAACTGAGTAAG TCTCTCGACagcacagcagagcagctgagaTTGCGCTCCATGGACTTTCTGCAGGAGCACGACATTGAACTGCTCACAGAGAAGGAG GCTGTAGCGATAGACGTGAAAACACGATCTGTGACATTTGAAGACGGCCTGAGGATGGAGTACAGGAAACTCTTTATTGCTACAGGCAGCAA ACCCATACCAATGAGCTTCAGAGGCAAAGACGTCAGGAACGTGTTTCACCTCAGGACGCCTGACGATGCTAACAGCATAGCGAGGCTGGCCAACAACAAGAACGCCGTGATTGTTGGAACGTCGTTTGTCG GTATGGAGGTGGCTGCAGCTCTAACTGACAAGGCCCACTCCGTCTCTGTCATAGGGATCGAGTCCGTCCCCTTTAAAAAAGCTCTCGGGGAGAAAGTAGGGAAAGCCATAATGAAG ctgttcGAGGCAAACAGGGTGAAGTTCTACATGTTGAACGAGGTGTCAGAGATGATTGGCCATCATGGACAG ctgaaagaGGTGGTGCTGAACAGTGGAAAAGTCCTGCGGGCTGACGTGTGCGTCATTGGAGCAG GAAGTGTTCCTGCAACGGGCTTCGTGAAACAGAGCGGCCTCCACGTCGACTCCAAGGGCTTCATCACTGTCAACAAG ATGATGCAGACGAATGTTGATGGCGTCTTTGCCGGAGGAGATGTGGTGATGTTTCCTTTCCCGCCACGTAACAACAAGAAGGTGAACATCCCTCACTGGCAGATGGCTCACGTACATG GAAGAGTGGCAGCTCTCTGTATGATGGGCCGAGCCGCTGAGATGAAAACGGTGCCTTACTTCTGGTCCGCCATGTTTGGGAAGACCATACGCTATGCAG GTTATGGAGAAGgatttgatgatgtcattattcAAGGAGATCTGGATGAACTGAGATTTGTAGCTTTCTATACCag GAGTGAGGAGGTGGTGGCTGTTGCCAGCATGAACTATGATCCCATTGTGTCCCGCGTGGCAGAGGTCTTAGCGTCCGGAAAGACGATTAAGAAACGAGATGTGGA GATGTTAGCACGACTTGGCAA GACTGGAGACATTTCCTGGTTGATTGACAAAGGCTCTCAATGA